The segment CGGTGGCGGCAGGCGCCAGTCCGGCATCCTGCAGCATCGCGCCGACCCGACCGGCCCGGACCGCCTCGGCGGGTGGCCGGCCGAACACCGCCACAGCGCCGGTGTCCGGCGGGGTCAGACCCAGCATGATCGAGATCGCGGTCGTCTTGCCCGCGCCGTTGGGCCCGAGCAGGGCGACGACGGTGCCCTGCTCGATCGTCAGGTCGAGGCCGGCGGCGGCCCGAACGGATCCGAACCGGCGGGCGATGCCAGTGAGTCGTACAGCGATGTCACCCATGCCGATCACGTTAGGAACGTGCCGCGGCGGCCGGCAGAGCCGTGGATACGCCGTGCGCGGTGACAAATGTCCTGCCGTGGCGGGCCGGGTCAGCCGGCCCGCACCGCCGCGCTCAGCAGGCGTTCCAGGCTGGTGGCGGGACAGCCGGTGAGGTCGGTGACGTGGGTGGTCACGCCGGCCAGTTCGCCGGCGGCGATGGCGGTGTACGTGGAGACCCAGGCGTCGACCTGCCAGCGCGGTGCGCCGTACGCCTCGCGGGACGCGTACGCCTCCGGCACCGTCTCCGCGTGATAGCTGATCTCGCGGCCGGTCGCCTCGCTCAGCAACGCCGCGACCTCGGCGAGGGTGAGCGCCTGCGGGCCGGTCAGCGAGTAGGTCTGCCCGGCGTGCGGCGCAGGATCGCGCAGCACGATGCTCGCCGCGTCGGCGATGTCGTCCTGGGCGACCGCGGCGACCCGGCCGTCTGCGGCCGGGCCGCGGATCACGCCGTCGGCGCCGGCCAGGGCGGGCAGGAAGTCGGCGTACAGGTTGTCGCGCAGGAACGTCGCGGCCAGACCGGACTCGCGGATGTGCTGCTCGGTGGCCCAGTGGTCGCGCGCCAGGGTGAAGGTCGCGTCCGGCGCGGCGCCGTAGAACGAGATGTAGACCAGGTGCCGGACACCGGCGGCCACGGCGGCGTCGACGAAGGTGAGGTGCTGCTGCACCCGGTCGGGTGTCTCGGCGGCCGACACCATCAGCACGGTCTCGATGCCGTCGAGGGCGTCGCGCACCGCGGCGCCGTCGTGGTACGGCGCGAGCACGCTGGTGCTGTCCGGCAGGCGCGGGGCGCGGGCCTGGTCGCGGACGAGCAGCCGCTGCGGCACGCCGACGGCTGCCAGCCGCCGTGCGACACGTCCACCGAGCTGCCCGGTGACGCCGGTGACGGCCACGGGAAGAAGCATGATCCGATCCTAGGGGGTCGCGCGCGGTGCCGTACGGCGGCATTTGCCCTGAAGGGTCTATTCCCGTCGAACCCGGCCGACAGCGGCGCCGGCAGGCAGAGAATGGAACCTGCGACATGCGGTACGGGGATGGTGATCGTCGTGGTCGCGCAACAGAACAGCCACAAGAGATCGGCCACCGACGCCATCGTCGGCTGCGACACCGAGGGCCGGATCACCGCCTGGAACCGGGCGGCCGAGCGGATCTACGGCTACCGCTGTGCCGAGGTGCGCCGCCGGCCGGTGACGATGATGTTCCCCGCCGACGTCGCCGACCGGGACTGGCAGATGTTCCAGGCGGCGCTGCGCGGTGTCACCACCAGCCAGCTGCGCACGGACCGGCTGCACAAGGACGGGACCCGCATCCCGGTCCGGATGTCGTTCGCTCCACTGGAGGGCGTGGACGGGTCGGTGCGCGGCGTCGTCAGCGTCGGGCACGAGCTGACCGACGAGATCAAGTCCGAGGCGCGGATGGCGGCGCTGCTGCAGGCGACACCCGACGCGATCGTCGGCCTGCACCGCGACGGGCGGATCGCGTTCGCGAACCGGTCCTGCGAGAAGCTGCTCGGCTACCGCCCGGACGAGCTGATCGGCCGGCAGGCCCGGATGCTGTTCCCCGAGGACGTCCGCGCCGCCATGATCGATCTGCGGGAGCGCCTGTTCGCGGACGCGGAGCTGCGCGCGCAGACCCACACCGTGCCGACCCGGATCCTGCGCAAGGACGGCATGGTGCTGCCCAGCGAGACCACGCTCAGCTGGCACGACGAGCCGGGCGAGCCACTGATGATCGCCGCGATGCGGGACCTGTCGGAGCTGCACCGGGCGGAGTCGCGCCTGCGGGCCCTGCTGGAGGCGGTGCCGGATGCCATCACCGGCATCGACGCGGACGGCCGGATCGTGATGGTGAACCAATGCGCCGAACAGTTGCTCGGCTATCCGCGCAGCCAGTTGCTCGGCCGGCCGTACACCCCGCTTCTTCCCGACAGCGAGCGGGAGCGCGCCGCTCAGGCCGTCGCCGCTGCGTTCGCGGCGCGGGAGCAACGGACGGTGGCGTACGCCGACGTGATCCGCGCCGACGGCAGCCTGGTGTCCACCGAGAACATCCTCACCCGCTTCGACACCGGCGGCGAGTCCATCCTGCTCATTCTCGGGCGCGACATCACCGACCGGGTCGCGGCGGAACGGGAGCGGGTCCGCCTGATCGAGCAGGTGCAGCGGCAGCGCGCCGAGCAGGCCATCCTGCGGGCCCAGCGGCTGGAGACGCTCGGCCGGCTCGCCGGCGGCGTGGCCCACGACTTCAACAACCTGCTCGCGGTCATCGCCAACTACGCCGACCTGCTTCACGAGGAGGTCACCGAGCTGGCCGGCGCCGACCCGCAGCGCTGGAGACCCTTCGGCGAAGATCTGGCCCGGATCCAGCAGGCGGCCCAGCGCGGCGCCGCACTGACCCAGCAGCTGCTGACCTTCAGCGGTCGCGACCTCAATCGGCCCCAGGTGCTGGCGCCCGCCGCAGCGCTGGAACGGTTGCTGCCCGCGCTCCGGACCGCCGCCGGGGAGCTCCACGCGATTACCACGGACACCGCCGCCGAGTTGTGGCCGATCCTGCTCGACCCCGGCCAACTCGAACAGATCCTGGTCACGCTGACCGCCAACGCCCGTGACGCGCTGCCGGACGGCGGCCCGATCCGCATCGCCGTCGACAACTTCCGGGCCGCACCGGGCGACCCGGCCTACCAACCGCCGCCGGAGCCGGAGCAGCGCTACCTGCGGCTGCGGGTGA is part of the Actinoplanes sp. NBC_00393 genome and harbors:
- a CDS encoding SDR family oxidoreductase, with the translated sequence MLLPVAVTGVTGQLGGRVARRLAAVGVPQRLLVRDQARAPRLPDSTSVLAPYHDGAAVRDALDGIETVLMVSAAETPDRVQQHLTFVDAAVAAGVRHLVYISFYGAAPDATFTLARDHWATEQHIRESGLAATFLRDNLYADFLPALAGADGVIRGPAADGRVAAVAQDDIADAASIVLRDPAPHAGQTYSLTGPQALTLAEVAALLSEATGREISYHAETVPEAYASREAYGAPRWQVDAWVSTYTAIAAGELAGVTTHVTDLTGCPATSLERLLSAAVRAG
- a CDS encoding PAS domain-containing hybrid sensor histidine kinase/response regulator, with the translated sequence MVIVVVAQQNSHKRSATDAIVGCDTEGRITAWNRAAERIYGYRCAEVRRRPVTMMFPADVADRDWQMFQAALRGVTTSQLRTDRLHKDGTRIPVRMSFAPLEGVDGSVRGVVSVGHELTDEIKSEARMAALLQATPDAIVGLHRDGRIAFANRSCEKLLGYRPDELIGRQARMLFPEDVRAAMIDLRERLFADAELRAQTHTVPTRILRKDGMVLPSETTLSWHDEPGEPLMIAAMRDLSELHRAESRLRALLEAVPDAITGIDADGRIVMVNQCAEQLLGYPRSQLLGRPYTPLLPDSERERAAQAVAAAFAAREQRTVAYADVIRADGSLVSTENILTRFDTGGESILLILGRDITDRVAAERERVRLIEQVQRQRAEQAILRAQRLETLGRLAGGVAHDFNNLLAVIANYADLLHEEVTELAGADPQRWRPFGEDLARIQQAAQRGAALTQQLLTFSGRDLNRPQVLAPAAALERLLPALRTAAGELHAITTDTAAELWPILLDPGQLEQILVTLTANARDALPDGGPIRIAVDNFRAAPGDPAYQPPPEPEQRYLRLRVIDDGTGMTSEVAARAFEPFFTTKAKNSGAGLGLAAVHGIVGQAGGCLAIESRPGAGTTMTVLLPATDRTPSSPARTGTGPAEPPPRVVLLVDDEEGVRESTARLLTHHGYQVLTAHDGLDALRLAQQHRDQIDVLLTDLVMPKMHGGELARRVADLIPGVRVIFMSGYAEPLLDTAPTDSAVPLLKKPFTTADLLRIVTAGTPSR